A single window of Nicotiana sylvestris chromosome 5, ASM39365v2, whole genome shotgun sequence DNA harbors:
- the LOC138868796 gene encoding uncharacterized protein: MTQHRLLVMDVGIRLKRRKKSARRRPKIRWGALTKDKAQELEGRLLAMGSWKSSVDASTMWSTTIDCIREAAREVLWVSMGVSGGHKGDWWWNEVVQGKVKAKRAAYLKLVGSIGEEEMRACMERYKVARKGAKLAVMEAKTAAYGRMYEKLGENGREKKLFWLAKLLRPKFAFHEIS, translated from the coding sequence ATGACGCAGCATAGACTCTTGGTGATGGACGTTGGTATTAGGTTAAAGAGGAGGAAAAAGTCTGCTCGACGAAGACCAAAAATCAGGTGGggagccttaactaaggataaagcccaAGAGTTGGAGGGGCGGTTGTTAGCTATGGGATCTTGGAAGAGCAGTGTGGACGCGAGCACTATGTGGTCCACAACTATAGACTGTATAAGGGAGGCTGCGAGAGAAGTGTTATGGGTCTCGATGGGTGTCTCAGGTGggcacaaaggagattggtggtggaatgaagttgtccaaggtaaagtgaaaGCGAAAAGGGCGGCGTACCTGAAGTTAGTGGGGAGCATAGGTGAGGAGGAGATGCGAGCGTGCAtggagaggtataaggtagctaggaagggaGCTAAACTGGCGGTCATGGAGGCTAAGACTGCAGCTTATGGTCGTATGTACgagaaattgggggaaaatggcAGGGAGAAAAAGTTATTTTGGCTGGCCAAGTTGTTACGACCCAAGTTTGCCTTCCATGAaatatcgtga